A single window of Magnetococcus marinus MC-1 DNA harbors:
- a CDS encoding glycosyltransferase, giving the protein MTESPAISVLMSAYNSEAHLGAAVESILAQTERTFEFLLLDDGSSDASWALIQQFARRDPRIQALRNPHNMGLTKTLNRGLRLAKGTYIARLDADDIALPQRLQLQKAFLDQHPAIDVVGGAIQCFIDEQGNPLPKQPPPLVVEPWAIAWQTRLRAMLIHPAVMFRREAILAIGGYDENYPYSQDFALWGEAALLGRLANLSTAVIQSRQAPSRISCRHQQQQQILAQRIAQRNLTPYWPEPTPPTLADIERLRFLIQFIPQHDAQADFSRALKLLQSFQNFCQQHPGPASVQAAQRDQLAAHLLAIIPLHNLAQAWQSGLLPALLRIAPRCCFKHLGQRLQRRLFR; this is encoded by the coding sequence ATGACCGAATCCCCCGCCATTTCTGTTTTGATGAGTGCGTACAATAGCGAGGCCCATTTGGGCGCCGCTGTAGAGAGCATTCTTGCGCAGACGGAGCGCACCTTTGAGTTTTTGTTGCTGGATGATGGCTCCAGCGATGCTAGCTGGGCGCTCATTCAGCAGTTTGCGCGCCGCGATCCGCGCATTCAAGCCCTACGCAATCCCCACAACATGGGGCTGACCAAAACCCTTAATCGTGGTCTACGCCTTGCCAAAGGTACCTATATTGCTCGCCTAGATGCGGACGATATTGCCCTACCCCAACGTTTGCAACTGCAAAAGGCGTTTTTAGATCAGCACCCAGCCATTGATGTGGTGGGGGGGGCGATTCAATGCTTTATTGATGAGCAGGGCAACCCCTTACCCAAGCAGCCCCCCCCGTTGGTGGTAGAGCCTTGGGCCATTGCTTGGCAGACCCGGCTGCGGGCTATGTTGATCCATCCAGCGGTCATGTTTCGCCGTGAGGCGATTCTGGCCATTGGTGGCTATGATGAAAACTACCCCTACAGCCAGGATTTTGCCCTGTGGGGAGAAGCCGCCCTTCTGGGACGGTTGGCCAATCTCTCCACAGCGGTTATCCAAAGCCGACAAGCCCCCAGCCGCATCAGCTGCCGCCACCAGCAGCAGCAGCAAATATTGGCGCAGCGCATAGCCCAGCGTAACCTCACCCCCTACTGGCCCGAGCCCACCCCCCCCACCCTGGCTGATATTGAACGGCTGCGTTTTTTAATTCAATTTATTCCCCAACACGATGCCCAAGCCGATTTTTCCCGCGCGCTTAAACTGCTGCAAAGTTTTCAAAATTTTTGCCAACAACACCCTGGACCAGCCTCCGTTCAAGCCGCCCAGCGGGACCAATTGGCGGCCCATCTCTTGGCCATCATCCCCCTCCACAATCTAGCCCAAGCGTGGCAGAGCGGATTGTTGCCCGCCCTTCTCCGCATCGCCCCGCGCTGCTGTTTCAAACACCTTGGGCAGCGCCTCCAGCGGCGTCTGTTCCGCTAA
- a CDS encoding ATP-binding protein: MRFGLSTRFIFFISVLLTVAFVASGVLIMQLEKRFMASQFSQRADALGNFVAKIAPESILSFDVVQLEHFAEMLMGQPDLILAAIVDRSGAPLAIHLNESLPRPLHFKFRGSLFESATFKNLIAFYKNHPQAIYFSYPIRHQYNLLGEVLIILDSSSQREVQHKIFLQRIIVAIGVILLVVLSLYLGFKRYILSPILDLVEGANRMAHGNYKEPIPRTTKAELDTLTVAVNHMMLSIRTNTEEYAKIFRAVEQSPASVVITDAQGNIEYVNPKFCQLTGYSAQEVLGKNPRLLKSGEMSPNFYRDLWHTVTTGLEWHGEFYNRAQNGSLFWEAASISAIRSEQGKITHFVAVKDDITARKKLERELQQARDRAESSNRAKSEFLALMSHEIRTPMNAILGMSELLAESNLSGEQRELLTVQRRAALALLDLINDILDLSRVESGRLELDHAPMHLPDFFIEIQDLFRQQAIKKNLAFSITLEDDLPKTYFADRARLRQVMINLVGNAIKFTQQGGVWISVERLSQQGEMVKLKFSVVDSGCGIPSEAQSQIFEPFTQADAYVTRHHGGTGLGLTISQRLVQLFGGTLQVESTPNQGSRFSFILILQVTTEERSTQPNTQAQTTPEPNTAPSSGAPNARILLAEDMPDNALLIKRFLKNYPCELTLVTDGRQAVEQFCRTTAHFDLVLMDMQMPVLDGYSAVREIREYEAIHDLAPTPILALTAHALKNDAEKSLAAGCDEHLTKPIRKEVLLAAISRHLSLAKHDKPQQHVINDILPAPSRMPQEPDPSAL; this comes from the coding sequence ATGCGTTTTGGACTTTCAACGCGCTTTATTTTCTTTATCAGCGTGCTGCTGACGGTTGCTTTTGTCGCCAGCGGGGTGTTGATTATGCAGTTGGAAAAGCGCTTCATGGCGAGTCAATTTTCCCAGCGTGCCGATGCCTTGGGCAACTTTGTCGCAAAAATCGCCCCTGAATCCATTCTCTCTTTCGATGTTGTGCAATTAGAGCATTTTGCCGAAATGCTCATGGGTCAACCCGATCTTATTTTAGCCGCCATCGTTGACCGCAGTGGCGCACCATTGGCTATTCACCTGAATGAAAGCCTCCCCCGTCCACTACACTTTAAATTTCGCGGTTCCTTATTTGAAAGCGCCACCTTTAAGAACCTCATTGCATTCTACAAAAACCACCCGCAAGCGATCTATTTTTCCTATCCTATCCGCCACCAATACAACCTGCTCGGTGAGGTGTTAATCATTTTGGATAGCTCCTCGCAAAGAGAGGTGCAGCACAAAATTTTTCTACAACGGATTATCGTCGCCATTGGTGTCATTTTATTGGTGGTTCTCTCCCTCTATCTAGGGTTTAAACGCTATATCTTAAGCCCCATTTTGGATCTGGTCGAAGGGGCCAATCGCATGGCCCATGGCAATTATAAAGAACCCATTCCCCGTACCACCAAAGCAGAGTTGGATACGCTCACCGTCGCTGTTAACCATATGATGCTCAGTATTCGCACCAACACCGAAGAGTATGCCAAAATTTTTCGTGCGGTCGAACAGAGCCCAGCCTCGGTGGTGATTACCGATGCTCAAGGCAATATCGAGTATGTTAACCCAAAATTTTGTCAGCTCACCGGCTACAGCGCCCAAGAAGTGTTGGGGAAAAATCCCCGCCTGTTAAAAAGTGGCGAGATGAGCCCTAATTTTTATCGGGATTTGTGGCATACCGTCACCACAGGTTTGGAGTGGCATGGTGAATTTTATAACCGCGCGCAAAATGGCTCGCTGTTCTGGGAGGCCGCCTCGATTTCTGCCATCCGTTCTGAGCAAGGCAAAATTACCCACTTCGTCGCGGTAAAAGATGATATCACCGCCCGTAAAAAACTGGAACGTGAGCTCCAACAAGCCCGGGATCGGGCAGAGAGCTCTAACCGCGCAAAAAGTGAATTCCTGGCACTCATGAGCCACGAAATTCGCACCCCCATGAATGCCATTTTGGGTATGTCAGAACTACTGGCCGAGAGCAATTTAAGTGGCGAACAGCGCGAGTTGTTAACCGTACAACGCCGTGCTGCATTGGCCTTGCTGGATCTAATCAACGACATTTTAGACCTTTCACGGGTAGAGTCAGGCCGTTTGGAGTTGGATCATGCCCCCATGCATTTACCTGATTTTTTTATTGAGATACAGGACCTGTTTCGCCAGCAGGCGATCAAAAAAAATCTGGCCTTCTCCATCACCCTAGAAGATGACTTACCTAAAACCTATTTTGCAGACCGAGCGCGTTTACGACAGGTCATGATCAATCTGGTTGGCAACGCCATTAAATTTACCCAACAAGGTGGTGTTTGGATAAGTGTTGAGCGACTGAGTCAACAGGGAGAGATGGTCAAGCTAAAATTTTCTGTGGTCGATAGTGGATGCGGCATCCCCAGCGAGGCCCAATCTCAAATTTTTGAGCCCTTTACCCAAGCCGATGCCTACGTTACCCGCCACCATGGGGGGACAGGTCTTGGGCTGACCATCAGTCAACGTTTAGTGCAGCTGTTTGGGGGCACCTTGCAGGTGGAGAGCACCCCAAACCAAGGCAGTCGTTTTTCCTTTATCCTTATATTGCAGGTGACCACCGAAGAGCGCTCAACACAACCCAATACACAGGCGCAAACCACCCCCGAGCCTAACACCGCACCATCCAGCGGAGCTCCGAATGCTCGTATCTTGCTGGCGGAGGATATGCCAGATAATGCACTATTAATTAAACGCTTTTTAAAAAATTACCCCTGTGAATTAACCCTTGTTACCGATGGCAGACAGGCGGTGGAGCAATTTTGCCGCACCACAGCCCATTTTGACTTGGTATTGATGGATATGCAGATGCCGGTCTTGGATGGTTATAGCGCGGTTAGGGAGATCCGCGAGTATGAAGCGATCCATGATCTAGCCCCCACCCCTATCTTGGCACTGACCGCCCACGCGCTTAAAAATGATGCCGAAAAGAGCCTCGCCGCTGGGTGTGATGAACACCTTACCAAACCCATTCGTAAAGAGGTACTCTTGGCCGCCATTAGCCGTCACCTCTCCTTAGCCAAACACGACAAGCCTCAACAGCATGTTATAAATGATATTTTACCAGCCCCCTCACGTATGCCGCAAGAGCCTGACCCCAGTGCTTTATAA